One Sporosarcina sp. FSL W8-0480 genomic window, CTTGAGCGCGGGGGTAAATTCTTGAGCGCTAATTCGGTTTCTTGAGCGCAAGAGAAAATTGTTGAGCGCGGATTCGGTTTCTTGAGCGCGGGGGGAGATTCTTGAGCGCTAATTCGGTTTCTTGAGCGCGGAGGTAGATTCTTGAGCGCGGATTCGGTTCTTGAGCGCAAGGGAAAATTATTGAGCGCTAATTCGGTTTCTTGAGCGCAAGGGAAAATTCTTGAGCGCTAATTCGGTTTCTTGAGCGCGAGAGACTGCCTTCTTATTATAATTTACGATATTTATAGACTGGCCTTAAACAGGAGTATTTGTTTATTGGGTTAGTTTCTACGCAAGGCCAGTACTTTGGCACATTTCCAAAAAGTTTTATTTAGTATAGAAAGAGCTGCTACGTTGCCCCATCATTACAAGTTCTGATTTTTTTAATAACCTTTTTGCAATGGATCTATCTTCGATATGCGAAAACGCACGAAATTGCCGATTGGTTATTTTATTATCGATTAGATAAAACCAATCGTCTAACAACGGATGGTGACAATCCTTTGCATTATACAAGCACTTGGTACAGTGCCATCGTTGACGAATCCACTTCATCCCCCTATAATTGCAACCTGGGCAAATCACGCCCGGCATTATTTCTTTAGGGACTATTTCCATGGACTTTGATAAAGGAAAAGGATTGTATTCAAGATGTGAGTTTTTTATCTCGTTTGCTATTTTACTTATTTGATGTCTAACCAATACTTCTTTTTCAATTGAGCGGTTGTAAAGCTTTATTGGGAGCTCGTGTGTAAATGCAATTTCAGTCCCAGTTTCCTCCTCAATAAATAATTCGTTAGTGAATGCAAGCCCGACCATTCCAATTATCGGGATGGTAACACCCCGTTCTTTTAGCCATCTATCCATGAATATCTTTTTTCGTTCCAATTCAATAATTGGACTTTGAATAACTTTTCGCACCCCATTATTGTCTTGTATGAATTGAATTGGGTTCGCCTTGACTGTTAGTTTTCCTCCAAGATTTTTTATTTCAAATATTACTATACAGTCGGGCATGATAAGTATTGAGTCCATTTGAAAATAGATTCCATTATGCATCAGGCACACATCGTGCAAAATGCCATATGGATAGGTCGGACGAAACTCATTGATATGTTTGTCAAAGTTCAATTCACCCCCATATCCTGCCTTTCTTTTCCTTAAATCTTCTTCAATACTTTTAAAGTGAATGTTATTTCTGTCCAGACGGTTGACAAGTGATTCCAGACCCAACAGCGATAGTGGTTCACTCCGTTTTTTATATATCAAATTATCACCTCGGCGCCATTGTATCAGGTCAGTTAAATATTTCCAAATGGGCGGAAATTCGAATTTGAGCTGTTATTTGGGGTTAAAAATTTGTAAATGCCTGAAAACGCCATGTAAAAATGAGTTTTGCACTCCAAAAGTTTTTTTGAAACTTTTTATATTGACTTGCAAAGTAATTTTTGTTATTTAGGTTATCCCATTAGGTACGGTAGGCTGAGAGCAACAACCGATTGCTTGAGCGTGGATTACAATTTCTTGAGCGCTAAAGCAAATTCTTGAGCGCGGATGCAATTTCTTGAGCACTAAAACAAATTCTTGAGCACAGATGCAATTTCTTGAGCGCCGAAACAAATTCTTGAGCGCGGATGCAATTTCTTGAGCGCTAAAACAGATTCTTGAGCACGGATGCAATTTCTTGAGCGCTAAAATAAATTCTTGAGCACGGATGCAATTTCTTGAGCGCCAAAACAGATTCTTGAGCACGGATGCAATTTCTTGAGCGCTAAAACAAATTCTTGAGCACGAATACAATTTCTTGAGCGCTAAAACAGATTCTTGAGCGCGGATGCTATTTCTTGAGCGCTAAAACAGATTCTTGAGCGCGGATGCAATTTCTTGAGCGCTAAAACAAATTCTTGAGCGCTAAAACAAATTCTTGAGCGCGGATGCAAATTCTTGAGCGCTAAAACAAATTCTTGAGCGCGGATGCAATTTCTTGAGCGCTAAAACAAATTCTTGAGCGCGGATACAATTTCTTGAGCGCAAAAGCAGTTTCTTGCAATCATCGCCTATCTAATTGATGAGAAAACCCCGCTCTCATAGTGAGAACGGGGTTAATTTGATGAAATAAATTATGCATACAGCGGGAATTTGTCTGTTAATGCTTTTACGCGTTCTGCTGCTTCGGCTTTTACTGCTTCGTCTTCGTGGTTTTTCAGAAGCTTGGCGATGATGGAGCCGATTTCTTTCATTTCTTCTTCTTTGAAGCCGCGTGTTGTGACGGCTGGGGTGCCGACGCGGATGCCGGATGTGACGAATGGGCTTTCCGTGTCGAATGGAATTGTGTTTTTGTTGACAGTGATGCCGACTTCGTCAAGGACGTGTTCAGCGATTTTGCCTGTTAGGCCGAGTGATTTCACATTGATCAGCAATAGGTGGTTGTCTGTTCCGCCGGAAACGATTTGGACACCTTCTGCCATAAGGGATTCCGCAAGTGCAACAGCATTTTTCTTAACTTGTTGGATATGCGTTTTGAATTCAGGTTTCAATGCTTCACCGAAAGCAACCGCTTTTGCAGCGATCACGTGCATCAACGGACCGCCTTGGATTCCTGGGAAGATCGTTTTGTCGATTTTACGGGCAAATTCTTCAGTGAATTCTTTGTTCACAAGGATCAAGCCGCCACGTGGTCCGCGCAAAGTTTTATGCGTCGTTGATGTAACGAAGTGTGCATGCGGTACTGGATTCGGATGCTCCCCTACTGCAACAAGACCAGCGATATGCGCCATGTCGACCATCAAATATGCACCGACTTCATCCGCGATTTCACGGAATTTCGCGAAGTCGATTTCACGTGGATACGCACTTGCACCTGCAACGATCAATTTCGGCTTATGCTCAAGTGCTTTTTGTCGGACGTCTTCGTAATCGATTCGCTCGTCTTCCTTGCTCACCCCGTACTCGACAAAATTGTAAAGAGTTCCGGAGAAGTTCACCGGGCTACCATGAGTCAAGTGTCCGCCGTGGGAAAGATTCATACCAAGAACAGTGTCTCCCGGCTCAAGCACAGTGAAGTAAACAGCCATATTCGCTTGTGCACCAGAATGGGCTTGCACGTTTGCATGTCCAGCACCGAAAATTTCTTTTGCACGATCTCTTGCGATGTTTTCAACGACGTCGACATGTTCGCAACCGCCGTAGTAACGTTTGCCTGGATAACCTTCAGCATATTTGTTTGTCAAATACGATCCTTGCGCTTCCATTACGGCTTCTGTGACGAAGTTTTCGGATGCTATCAATTCGATATTGGAATTCTGGCGCTTCTTTTCAGCCATGATTGCTTCGTATACTGCTGCATCTTCACGTTTGACATTGCTTAAATCCATGGTTTATTTCCCCTTTGTACGTAATTTATATTCGGATAAAATGCTTGTCCGGTTATTAGACGCCCTGCTCTCATCAGAACTCATCGGAAATGAATGAGAGTATTGCGGGTGTATCTTGAATAAAAATTAATCTTCCACTGGACGCGCGTAAATTGCCCGTTCGCCGCCGATCAATTTCGGTCGAGTCGTCGCGATTGTTACGATAGCATTGCCGATTGTATTGATAGATGTGCGAAGTGGTACGGCTACCGGTTTTAGATGCATGCCGATCAATGTCTGTCCGATGTCGATACCGGCATTTGCACGGATGGACTCAACGACAACTGCATCCTTCATATGTTCGAATGCATATGTGGACATCGATCCACCTGCATGTACTGCCGGAATGACAGAAACAGTGTCTAAATTGAATTTCTCTGCGGCTTTGCGTTCGATTGTCAAGGCACGGTTGATATGTTCGCAACCTTGGAATGCAAGGAACACTTTATGCTGTTTCGAGAATTCGTTCAGCGTTTCGAATAAGGCTTCGGCGACTTCAAGTGCGCCACCGGTTCCAATCCGCTTGCCTGCGATTTCCGATGTGGAGCAGCCGATGACGAAGAATGTTCCCGGAACGATTGTTGTTTGTTCGGACATTTCTTCTAATAGCTGTTCGAGCTGTAACTTGAATAATTTCATTGCTTCATCCATTGAAAAAATTCACCTCGTTTTATCCTTCAAGCTCCGTCAATTTAGCAACACGGCGTTCGTGACGGCCCCCTTCGAATGAAGTGCCAAGCCATGTTGACGCGATTTCCCTTGCAAGTCCCGGTCCAATAACGCGTTCCCCCATTGCAAGGACGTTCGAGTCGTTATGCTCTCTCGTCGCTTTTGCGCTGAAGACATCGTGGACAAGTGCGCAGCGAACGCCTTTGACTTTATTTGCAGCGATGGACATTCCGATTCCTGTTCCGCAAATAAGGATGCCACGATCAAATTCTCCGTTGGCGACTCCTTGTGCAACTGGAGATGCGTAGTCGGGATAGTCTACCGAATCATCGGAGTCCGGCCCGAAATCGACATATGCAAATCCTAATTCTGATAAAAGGTCCATGATTTCATGACGAAGTCGATTACCGCCATGATCTGAAGAGATTGCGATTTTCAAATGCGTCCCCTCTTTTCTTGAATTTACTCACAAGTCATTCTACCATTGTTCGATAAAAAAACACAGCCCTCGAGTAATATTTCGGGCTGTGAAATATGTACGTTACGCCTCTTCAAGCTTCCTCACCAATCCATCAATCACTTCGTTTAATTCTTCGAATGTAGCGCGGTACGTTTCAAGATTGCCGCCGTATGGATCCTGGATGTCCGGAGCGGCTTCAGGCGTGACGTATTCTTTCAATGTAAACGTTTTTGTTTCTATATTCGGGAAAGAATGCAAGAGAGTCGCCTTATGGGATGATGTCATCGTCAAGACGAGGTCCGCCCACTCAAGGTCGTCAGTTGTTACGGCTCTTGAGGCGGGAGTGTATGGCATATTCTTTGATTCGATAAGCGTTTTGGAATTCGTCGAGATTGGCATTCCGTCGAAAGCGTTGACTCCAGCGGATTTCACAGCTATGCCTTCAATAGCTTTCGAACGTAGAATTGCTTCCGCCATCGGGCTTCTGCATGTGTTTCCTGTACAAATAAAATAAATATTCATGATTATCACCTACTATTAGAATAACCGATACTTGCGAATAAAGGAATAAATTGAATCATCCAAAGCAGGACATGACTCCCATGCCTAACAAGGACAGGCCGCAAATCCAGCGAAGGACTCTGCCGTTTTTGATGCTTAAATATCTCCCAAAGTAAAGTGCAGTGCATGAAAATAGAAAAGTAAGTAGTGCTGATGAAAGGATGAATAGAAACTTATTCAACTGAAGCATCCCGAAAGAGACGCTGACGGAAAATGTGTCGAGACTGACAGCAAGTGCGATTAACACCGGATTCACTACACGGACCGCTTCGCTTGTATCGTCATCATGCAAAATCATATGGATACCAATCATTGCAAGCAGAATCCCTGAAAGCAGGCCGCTCCAGGTGGATAAAACTTCCGTCGACCAATCCCCCACTAAAAACCCAACGAAGGGGAAAAGTATATTCAGGAATGTTGTCCAAATGGCAATCGGAAGCCTTCCTTTGCGTAAGCGCAACAATGAAAAAACGATGACTACATCGATTGTCGTAATGCATGCAGCGAATATTTCTACCATTAAATTGACCTCCCAACTCCCGCATCTGTCCATCTTATGCGTACGGTTGAGAGGTCATTCATGTCGTTTTATATGGTAAACCGTTTTCCGTCGGCGGCTTTCAACAAGCGGTTCATGACGGCGGCACCGACCCCGGTCCATTCCGTCTCGGCCGCAAGTATGATGTCGGCTTCCGTCATGTCGCATTGACGGATTGCTCCGTATAAATTCGCGGCAAGTGCTTCTTGGTCACGAAGTGGTCCGACTGGAAAATACCAATCTGCTTCATCGATCTTGAATTCATCCGGACCGATGACCGCCACCCGTTTTTCTTCATCATTCAATTTACGGACCGCTTCCCGGATCACCTTTTCATCCGACTCTATGATGAAAAGCGGCGACTCGGGCGCGTAGTGCATATATTTCATGCCGGGCGCTTTCGGTGCATCTTCCTTTGAAACCTTGCTTTCCGCGTGAACCGGGCCGATCAATTCCTCGATCATTTCACGGGTTAGGCCGCCCGGACGCAAAATGGTCGGCGGCACTGTCGTCATATCGAGAACTGTCGATTCGACACCGACGCCTGTACGCCCACCGTCAACGATTAAAGGAATGCGCCCTAACAAATCTGTAAACACATGATTCGCTTCGGTCGGACTTGGTTTTCCGCTGCGATTTGCACTTGGCGCTGCGAGAGGCAGGTCCAGCTTTCGAAGAAGCGTTAAGGCGACAGGATGATCAGGCATTCGAATGCCGACCGTTTCGAAGCCCGGCGTGGCATTTTCAGCGATTACACCGGGCCGTTTATTGAAAACAAGCGTCAACGGTCCCGGCCAATAGGCTTCCATTAGCTTTTTTGCGTTCTCCGGTACGTCGAGAGCGTATTTGTCAACATCTTCTTTATTGCCAATATGTACGATGAGTGGATTGTCGGAAGGCCGTCCCTTTGCTTCGAAGATCTTTTGCACAGCATTTGAATCCGTTGCCACTGCACCAAGACCGTAAACCGTTTCAGTCGGAAAGGCGACGACTCCCCCATTTTTCAATATATCCACAGCACGTTGATAACTTAATGAGTTACCCACATGGTTATCCACTGAAACAATTTCAGTATCCATGAATAAAACCTCCATTTATACACATCTCAACCCACTTATCCACACCTCAAGTGGATAACCTTTAAGCGAACCATGACTTTATCCACTCC contains:
- the glyA gene encoding serine hydroxymethyltransferase codes for the protein MDLSNVKREDAAVYEAIMAEKKRQNSNIELIASENFVTEAVMEAQGSYLTNKYAEGYPGKRYYGGCEHVDVVENIARDRAKEIFGAGHANVQAHSGAQANMAVYFTVLEPGDTVLGMNLSHGGHLTHGSPVNFSGTLYNFVEYGVSKEDERIDYEDVRQKALEHKPKLIVAGASAYPREIDFAKFREIADEVGAYLMVDMAHIAGLVAVGEHPNPVPHAHFVTSTTHKTLRGPRGGLILVNKEFTEEFARKIDKTIFPGIQGGPLMHVIAAKAVAFGEALKPEFKTHIQQVKKNAVALAESLMAEGVQIVSGGTDNHLLLINVKSLGLTGKIAEHVLDEVGITVNKNTIPFDTESPFVTSGIRVGTPAVTTRGFKEEEMKEIGSIIAKLLKNHEDEAVKAEAAERVKALTDKFPLYA
- a CDS encoding L-threonylcarbamoyladenylate synthase — its product is MDTEIVSVDNHVGNSLSYQRAVDILKNGGVVAFPTETVYGLGAVATDSNAVQKIFEAKGRPSDNPLIVHIGNKEDVDKYALDVPENAKKLMEAYWPGPLTLVFNKRPGVIAENATPGFETVGIRMPDHPVALTLLRKLDLPLAAPSANRSGKPSPTEANHVFTDLLGRIPLIVDGGRTGVGVESTVLDMTTVPPTILRPGGLTREMIEELIGPVHAESKVSKEDAPKAPGMKYMHYAPESPLFIIESDEKVIREAVRKLNDEEKRVAVIGPDEFKIDEADWYFPVGPLRDQEALAANLYGAIRQCDMTEADIILAAETEWTGVGAAVMNRLLKAADGKRFTI
- a CDS encoding manganese efflux pump; protein product: MVEIFAACITTIDVVIVFSLLRLRKGRLPIAIWTTFLNILFPFVGFLVGDWSTEVLSTWSGLLSGILLAMIGIHMILHDDDTSEAVRVVNPVLIALAVSLDTFSVSVSFGMLQLNKFLFILSSALLTFLFSCTALYFGRYLSIKNGRVLRWICGLSLLGMGVMSCFG
- a CDS encoding nuclease-related domain-containing protein, encoding MIYKKRSEPLSLLGLESLVNRLDRNNIHFKSIEEDLRKRKAGYGGELNFDKHINEFRPTYPYGILHDVCLMHNGIYFQMDSILIMPDCIVIFEIKNLGGKLTVKANPIQFIQDNNGVRKVIQSPIIELERKKIFMDRWLKERGVTIPIIGMVGLAFTNELFIEEETGTEIAFTHELPIKLYNRSIEKEVLVRHQISKIANEIKNSHLEYNPFPLSKSMEIVPKEIMPGVICPGCNYRGMKWIRQRWHCTKCLYNAKDCHHPLLDDWFYLIDNKITNRQFRAFSHIEDRSIAKRLLKKSELVMMGQRSSSFYTK
- a CDS encoding TIGR01440 family protein, which produces MDEAMKLFKLQLEQLLEEMSEQTTIVPGTFFVIGCSTSEIAGKRIGTGGALEVAEALFETLNEFSKQHKVFLAFQGCEHINRALTIERKAAEKFNLDTVSVIPAVHAGGSMSTYAFEHMKDAVVVESIRANAGIDIGQTLIGMHLKPVAVPLRTSINTIGNAIVTIATTRPKLIGGERAIYARPVED
- a CDS encoding low molecular weight protein arginine phosphatase — protein: MNIYFICTGNTCRSPMAEAILRSKAIEGIAVKSAGVNAFDGMPISTNSKTLIESKNMPYTPASRAVTTDDLEWADLVLTMTSSHKATLLHSFPNIETKTFTLKEYVTPEAAPDIQDPYGGNLETYRATFEELNEVIDGLVRKLEEA
- the rpiB gene encoding ribose 5-phosphate isomerase B yields the protein MKIAISSDHGGNRLRHEIMDLLSELGFAYVDFGPDSDDSVDYPDYASPVAQGVANGEFDRGILICGTGIGMSIAANKVKGVRCALVHDVFSAKATREHNDSNVLAMGERVIGPGLAREIASTWLGTSFEGGRHERRVAKLTELEG